DNA sequence from the Callospermophilus lateralis isolate mCalLat2 chromosome 2, mCalLat2.hap1, whole genome shotgun sequence genome:
TGCACACCCTCCCCCCCATGAAGAAGCTCCAGGATGGAAGAGACCCAGAGGCCCCCCAGGACCACACACCACCAGGGAATCTGCTTGGATGTCTCAGCCACCTTTATGCTCACCTACCCCTGCTGGAGCTGCCTGGACGAAAACCTGCCCTCAACTGCCCATCATCTCCCCTGTGGGTGAGGTTTGGATCTCTCCCAAACCTTGGCACAGGCAGTGTCCCAGTAGGGGGAAGCGTTAGGTGATCCCCAGTAACATAGTGAATTGAGAGGGTGGCTGGATCCCACTCATTCCTAACATATataaaatgtctttttaaaaaatggacttgAAAGAAGGGGATGACCCTAGTTTCCAAAGAAAAGGGACCAAAGTTTGGCACCTGGCTAGAGGCTTGGGGGCCTGGGCTCTAACACCCACGAGTGACCGAGACCCACACAAGTCTGCAGGCAGGGGCAAGAAATGAACCTCACGGATACATTCCAGGGTCTCAAAGGGCTGCCTTGTTCCTAACTCCACTGACCAGTCTGGGAAAGTGGCAAGGGTGCAGATGTTTAGGGCCTTGTGGGGAAACATGTGATCCTCGAGACAGAGGGGCAGGGACGATGGGGCATGTGGAAATCTTTGATGCTGTCCTAGAGAAGGCTAGGTTTTTTGGTTAGCATTAGACTCTGTTGACCACTTAAGGGAAGCCATTAATACAACAGGAATAGACTGTTCCACTCAATACTCAAATCAACAGAGGAGGAAAGGGGGTAGATGAGGAATTCTTGATTAAACCACTAGAAAGTTGGGATAGAGGGTGAAAaaggcaaagaaaaataaaatacatagaaaatattaagacagaaagtagaaataatcctttaaaaatcaattattacaataaatataaatacattaaatttgTTAATTTAAAGCCAGAGAGTCCCAGTCCCCAAAGAAAGTGCTAATGGTGTGGGGGTCTGGcttgtggtagagtacttgcctgacatgtgtgaggccctgggtttggtccccagcacctcacacaaaaacagaaaaacaaaaaattaaaaaaatattagattatttttcttataactcaccaaaaacaaCAGTGTTTTAACCTGGGTAGAAATTTGCTTACCCAAGAAAAGTCTATAGGTGGAGCCCAACTGTATATATTCTTCAAGGACCCAGGCTCCTTCTGACTGACTGCTCTGCCATCCCTAGGGAGTGCCcacatttatttgttttcttggtggcAGGATGGAGTCAGGtaaaaaggagaaagaggaaaagagtatgaacaatctggctgggcacaatggtgcacacctgtagtcccagccatttgggaagctgaggcaaaaagattgcaagttcaaggccagcttcaacaatttagcaagaccctgcctcaaaataaaaaattaaattaaattaaaaaggccagagatgtaactcagtggttaagtgccccggggttcaatcctcagcacctgtGCCTCCCCCCACTTACATCCCAATAGACAGAGCTTATCACATGATACACCTAGCTGCAAAGGGTATTGGGAAATGTAGTCTTTACTTGTAAGGTCATGTGCCCAACTAAAAATCAGGGGTTCTTCTACAAGGGCAGAGAGCAGATACAGAAGGGCAGATCTCAGATTCTTCCCCATTGGTGAGTCAAGGATGCAGAAGACACACTCAAAGAATAATGACAAGTGGAAGGCTGAAACTGATGGCTCAGATAAAAGATTTACCaggagaaaattaaccaaaagaGAGCTAGTGTAACTATGGGAAAAACAGATAGAAATGAGCTATGAGGCAGAAGCATAAGGGATAAATGGAGTCATGATTCACTAAAGAAATCTATATGATGTTCCTATTAATGTCTTCAAAAGAAATTATATGCAGTCTATATTTAGAGTTTAGAAGTATGGCTATTcacgggctggggctggggctcagtggcagagtcttgccttgcatgtgtgaggcactgcgttagatcctcagcaccacataaaattaataaataaaataaaggtattgtgttcatctacaaataaaaaaatttaaaaagaagtattGCTGTTCATGCAATTTGGGTTGGATAAATTAACCAGAAAAATTTATGCCCTAGGCTGGGGGTAAAttttccatccctagcaccacaagatTGTGACTGTGTTGCCTACCTGCTCACTgaatagttttgtaatttttcttctttcctatatttgttCTAAGATACTTTTCAAATTGCAATTTTATGTGAGCAATCTGATAATACTGTGGGCTTAGAATCTGTATGtcttgatttttttctagtttttaattttacaaaACTATTGGTCCATGATGGATTAGAAATGTAAACTGGTCCTTGCCCACAGCTAGTTTGGGAACATTGTTTAAAGAGTTCCTTCATTCAAAGGGGATTGAGGGTGGGGGGCATGGGTGGGCCAGGACAGCAGGAGTAATGGTGGGGATCTGGgtgtttattcattcaacaaaggtGCAGGACTCTAAAGGTGTGTGCTGTCCTGGTGCTGCAGACTCGGGCAGGTGGGCAGCCCCTCACTAAGCACACTCATGTTTAGTTTGGGGACAATACACTCCTTTAGCTTATCCTTAGGTTGGGAGGTAGGGGACATGGGCCTGGTGTCCCTCTCTGGCCTCTCCCCAAGTGTCACGGAAAGGTTCCTGGGCCCAGGGCACTGGAACTCTGGCTTATGTTTCTAACTGTCAATTAGGCTTGTAAGAACACGATGAATGGTTGCTATGAGCTTAGATTTTAGGGTTAAGATTGTGTTTCTTGGTTCCTAAGGTTCTGAGATGCTTTGATTTTCCAAAATTCTGGGATAATCTGTTTTTAGCATTCTGAGGTCTTTGATCCCGAGGCTCTGTCATGAGGCCCTGCTTCCCATGCCCTGTCCCCTGGTTCTCCCAGCCTCTGGGGCTGGGAAGTAGGGCAATGGACCCAGGGAGCTgggccactgctgcctcatggcccACATTCAGGGCTGGCTGTGGCAGCCCAGGGCCCAGAGCCGGCTGGAACGAGGCTAACAGCCTCCAGTACAGGTGCTGGTGCTGCCTCTCTGGGCAGACAGGGGTGGGCTGAGTCTGCTCAGGGCTGGGACCAAGGAACACTGGAACTGCCACTTCCAAGCCCAGCTTTGCCCCCAACATATTGTGACCTCAGGCAAGTCTCAGAGCATCAGGATTGTCCTGCACATCATCTGGAGGTCGGTGGTTCTAAAAGCCCTTTAGTCTAGCATCAGGCCTTTTCTCAGCCTTGGTGTAAGAGGCCATGGTCAGGCTGGCGGGCTGGGCCAGGAAGAGCAACTATCCCTGCTGGAATTAATGATCCTTTTATTAGCACAAAATAACATCGACTCAACACTCCAGGGCCTGAGAATAAgttaaggcacaaagcaggcaagGGGTGGCGTTCCTAGGCCCAGGCCTGCGCGCCCCACATTTCCTGAGCAAACTCCTGGGGGTCTGGGGTTGCGAGGGTCCCAGAGGACCTCTTCCCTTGAGAAGAGGCGCACAGGTCGGAGTAGCCTCCCCGCACGTGAGGCGGCGGCCTGGCCTCGAATCGCAGGCATCAACCGTCCCGCCAGCGTCCCACCAGCGGCTCACTTCTCGAAGTAGGGCAGGTAGAAGAACTGGAAGCCCTGGTGGCCTTTGACGGCGCAGTAGATGAAGATCACGTGGTAGACTGCGGGGCGGGGCCTGTCAGTGCGAGGCTCCGCCCTTCCCCGCCCCCGCCCTGCCCCGGCGCCCGCTCGCACCTCCTGGGACCAGCAGCAGGAAGCCTGGCACGAAGAAGATGGCGCTGGAGACACCTGCGGTGGGAGGCGGGCAGGCTCAGGGCGAGGGGCCCTCACTCTGCCGAAAAGGGCCCACTAAGGACCCACGGGCGCAAGGCCAGGGCTGCTGCCTTCGGGTGGGAAGGGGCGCTCACCTGGCGAGGGGGCCGCCTCCAGTCCCACGCCGACCAGGATCAGCGCTGCACACAGATGGCCGCGGGGTGAGGGCGGGACTTCCACCCCCACCCCGCAACCAGGCTCAGGCCGAGGAATGGTGTCCCCCGCCTGAGCAGATGCCCCTGGGTGGAGACCCTCCCCAGGAAGTTCACCAAGTTCTGTCTTCAGAGCAGGGCACTTGGCAGGCCCTGCAGAATGTCTGTGAAATGAGTTTGGTGTGACCTGTCATTCTGCTAATACTTAGGGGACACCTCCTGCATGCATGGTACTGAGAATTCCCAGGAGAAAGGCAAATGAGGTCTCTGCTCTCATGGCCTTTCCTTAGTGAAGGGTCCAAGGAGAACCTGAAAGCTATAACCCAGGTGATCGCGATATGGTGGGGAAGAACAGGGCAGTGTGGGAATCCAGAGGAGTCCTGCTGGAGCCAGCCAGGGGACCAGGGAGAGGGTTCCCGGAGCAGTGACATCTAAGCTGAGCAGGGGTGGCAATAGCAATAGCAATCACAGTTAATACTTAAAGATCACTTACCAGGCTCTGCCAGCCACTGGGCTAAGTGTGTTACATGCACTGCCTTATTTAACTGTCACCTTGACCAAATGAGACAGGTATAAgatgaaactgaggcacagagaggggaagtcacttcCTCTGGCAGCAGTTGGAAGGTGGAGGCTGGCTAACTCTAGAGGCTTTGCTGTGGGCGCCATTCAGGCAGAGAGAGAATTCAGACAGGGGAATAGTACAGCAAAGGCTCAGAATTTGGAGGGAACTAGGCTTTCTAAGAGCTTCTGGCGTTTGCAAGACTGGACAGGAAGAGTGCAGGCAGGAGGGATGGTAGGGCCTATAGCACCAGGTAGGGATACGGACTTTGGTGGAAGACAGTGCATTTGGGGGAAGGTGGAGAGGtcatgcctaggtctacttttcaGACCCACAGTCCTCAGTTCCCACTTAGAGGATTGACAGGAGGGCAGGGTACAGCAAGAGAGATGGTACAGCCTGGGGCTTGAGGGCCACCATGGACTGTTGCCTGCTTTGTGTATGCACAGAAAGCCTCAAAAAGtggtcccttctctctccctgcaCCCTGGCCTAGAGCTGCTGCAGGCTCCACcctgtttttctaatttcttcaaGGGCCCTCTGTGGGTTGCTGGTGGCCTCCAGGCCTGGCAGTCACAGATGTGGGCTTAAATCCTAGCTCATCAACTTGCAACCTGGGCAAGGTCCTTCACCTGCCTGACCTGTGTCCTTATTTCCAAAGCTGGGATGGCAATGATGCTTGCTTTGCTAGGTTGTGGAGAGCGCGCCAGTGGCCAGTGCCATTACTGCCCAGTGTGCAGTGGTGATGGAAAGTAGCAGCTCCCTCCTCTGCACTCAAACACCTGGAGCTGGGCCAGGCTTTCTGGCCAGAGGGCCTGGCTGGTGGGGGCTTTGACCTTCCtggaaaagggagggaggaggagccaCAGTGACTGCCACCTTCCTTATGGACCCTTTATGGCCATAAGGAATGCTGGATCCTGTCTGGGAACCCTGCCTCCTCAGCCCCATATAATGAGAAGCCTGAGATTCAGAGATATTTGTCAGTGAGATCCACctgctctgggcctcagtttccccatctgagcAATGGGGGTGGAGAGGAGTTCTGATCAGTTCTCAGACTTCAGAGAATGGGGAGTGACAGAGCTCTGGATCAGGGTGGCAGACACTCAGCATCTCTGGCCACAGGGTCACCCATATCCCTGAGCACATTCCCCTACACAAAGTTCTGGGCCCTGCTCTCTCTTTCTGTGTGACCTCTGAAAGGTAGAAAGTAAATGTGCCTTTAAATGGTAGCTGGTACAGGTTCCGTTTCCAGCTCTATGTGTGATTTCCTAGCTGAGTTACCAGGAGCCTGGGCCTGCCCATCACAGGCCTCAGTTCCTCACTGTAACATTGGGAGGGGTGATGGAAGCTAGCTGCCTCCTTGGATGCTGGGAGGTCCAGTGTACCAAAGGGAAGCAGAGCCTTCAcggaaggagggaggggaggaaggggcacCCTCAGGGCACTCACCTGTCCCCAGcagcaggaggaggaaggaggccaGCACAACCCGGAGGTTCTTCTGGATCAAAGGATGTTTGGTCCAGCTGGATGGTAGGAGAGCAGGTTGGGTATGAAAGAGGCAAAGGGTGGTGAGGAGAGAGCCAGAGCTAGGGGCTTCAGGCACTAGGGGACTGGGCTCAAGTGAGCAGGGTCTCACCTGCAGCAGGAATGGTAGGTGTGCTGGGTGCTGTTGCTGATGGTGCTAAAGGACCACTGGGAGCTGCGCATAGATGTTTGGCCAGAATCCCTGCAGGTGGGGGGAAGGGGGAAACAGGGaatcctttgggacaggagtcctgatgaagagtgttgtgtgtgtgtgtgtgtgtgtgtgtgtgtatggcagGAACTAGGGCTGGCCTCTACGGGAAAGAGGATCCTGAGCAGAGATAAGGACAAGGAGGAATTCAAGGGTGGGGGTTTCTGCAGGGCTACCTGATAGGGGAAGATGGGATGAGAGGTCATGACAGGGACCTATGGGAAAGTGGGGGTCAGACCAGGCTGGGGGCTCCTGTCAGATAAAGAGCCTGGTAGGGTTGGATGGGTGAGAATGCAAACTATAGGGTGACTAGCTGGACAGGGAACCCCACAAGgggaatggggctaggaatttttCATAAGACTGAACACAGCAGAGCTGTGTGTAGTGGAGTGGGGGGCTGGGTAGGTCCCTGTGGACAGGAGCCAGAGGCATGGGGCTTGGGGAATGGGGAATGGGGTGGGTCCCCACCTGGCCCTGACCTGGTGCTGACTCCCCCATCCGGTTCTGGCGAGGCCTGGGCTCCATCCTCATCATTCTCCAGGTTCTGTTCCAGAACACAGGGTTCAGGGGGGGTTACTGGGCTCAGGCCCTTCCTCACTTCTCTCTTGGAGAGAAGGCAGCCCACACAGCTGTTGGCCTGGCTGCCTAGCAGCTGCTCTCCTGGCCCTCCACCCTCCCAGTAGAACGGGTTTGATGATTCACAGAAACCGAAACCCAGGTAGAAGTGGGTGGATGCTGGGGGCTTTGGGGAACAGGAGTCGGCAGAAGTCCCAGGGGCAGGGGATCTCCCAAGTTTGGGAGACAGGGTAGAGCTCTCAGGATGCTATTTCAGGGGCCCATCATGGAGGCTCCGGGTGTAGGGTGATAGGGAAAGAGAGGCCTAGAATTCCCGGGTTTGGGGCACAGGAATCTGGTTCAGGTAAAGGATCCAAGGGCTGTTAGAGGTTTCGGAAAATGAGGATTTCCAGTTCAGTAGGAGACAAGGAGTGGGCAAAGACAACTCCTCATGTGGGTGGGGCCTCAAGCTCTAAAGGGGTGCAGGTTCCTTTTAGATTATCCTGCCTAGGGCTCAGGTTGACGCTCCGCATATGGGCAAGGTTTCGTTGATACAGAAGGTTCCCCAAACCCCGCGGGGGAGAAGGGTCGGTCCCCAGGATGGGTGGGGACTCCGTGCGGTTCTCCACCGTGGCTGCGGGCTCTCCAGCGGGCTGGGGACCTAAATCGGAGTGGAGAGGGTCTGGACAGGGCTCTGGATCAGGCGTCACGTCCGGGGAGCGGCCTCCGCTCCGGCTGGGGCCTCTAGGTCTCGCCGGAGCTGCGTCTCTCCAGGGCTCGGCCGGGGGTCCCGACTGGCCCGGAGCAGGGGTGAGGTGGGCCGGGCCGTTCACCTGGTAGCGCAGCCGGGACTGCTTGTCCTCGTCGGCAACCTCGAACCGGGCCCGGCGCTCGAAGTGCAGCGGCCCGAAGCGGGCGACCCCGCTGGACTCGGGCCCGGGACCCGCGTCCTCCAGGGACAGCTCGAAGGCGTCATCGATGCTGAACTGGGGCCGGGCGGCGCTCATGGCCGCCTCCGGCTCAGGAGTCCTGCGCCGCCGCCATCTGCGCCTGTCAACCCCGCGTCGCcgcggccccgccccgccccgcccccgcaTAGGCCCCGCCCCGCCTCGCCCCGCCCTGAACAGGCAGGACCTACGGAGCGCCGAGTGCACTGAGGGCGGGGCCGCTTCCTGCCCGGAGCCGGGCAGGCCCGCAGCGCCGCCCAGAGGCCGCCTCGGCGAGTGACAGCCGGGCGCGATCCTGGGACCTGACACTGGCTCAGAGGGCCTTGCATGCCCCAGCTTCCCCGGGGCCCACAGGCGGCCTTTTGCATCCCATCTGGTTCCTCCAGTGCCAAGGAGCCTGGGAGCTGTTTTCCCACCTTGCTCACCACGGCCCTGAGTGGAAGGAGTGTTCTTGCTATTTTGCAGATGTGGAAACCGAGGCTGAGTTTACGTTTCTTTTACTGTCCTCCAGTCCAGTCTCCATGCAACAGCCAAAGCCATCTTTAAAAATGTATCTTTTTCTCTCTGTATGttattcttaaataaaactttttatttatttatttatactatggtctgggcatgtagctcagtggaagagcatatGCAGGCCATAGGGTCAATCCTGAatccaaaccaaaaccaaaagaatcagaaagaaactttaaaaagtatGCCAGTCAATCTCTCCTCTTATTGTAGTTGAATAAAATCTGAACGCTTGATTAGGGCACACAAAGTTATGAATGCCTCGGTGCCTGTCCACCTCTTCCACCCTCCCCAAGTTCCCCTCTGCCCTTCCACATCCCGGTCAGCCACACTGCACAGGCCAAGCTCATGCCCACCTCAGAGGCTTGCACatgctgctccctgtgcctcgcgGCACTTAACCTTGCTCCTCTCACAGCTTTTGTTATCTTCATCCTTGCTCAGTCGTCACTTCTCAGAGATTGTCCCCAACTGTGCAGtctttagtcagctttgcatcatGTATCGAATTCCATTAATTCATTTCCCTTCGTGGCTTCTcatcttccttcttccctcccttccatcagACCCACAGCCAATCCTGCCTGGCCTGAATGGCACATGACGAATCTCCTACATGAATGTGCTTGCAATTGACAGACATGGTGTCAGCTATCAAGCTAATTCTGCCACTTAATCTTCACATCTTTCCACTCACCGGTAACATTTTCCATGTGCATCTTGTTTGTTGCTCCTAGTGGCTTGCAGGTTACAGCACATTGAACTTCTGGGGCTTTTATCATCCGCCTCGCCCCTGTGGTGATCACACTCAGGTTGGCCTGGCGTCCCCATTACACACACCGCTGACATGAACATCTTCTTTCTGCCTCTTTAGATGTGGGAGAGCTCTCCTCGGGCAGGACTCCAGGTGACAGGGCACATGTCCTTGTGATTTCTTGAAGCTGGCAGATGCTCTCCTGAGTAGCCATGGTGTTGATGCACACACCTGGGTGCTTCTAGTTTTCTCTTATCACCTGTTGTCATCCAGCTTCCTGGGCTggccagtctcctgagttgcaaaTGGTGCCTTATTtggttccttccttcttcctccttccttctctctctctgttctttctttttttccctctcctctctctcttcctctgtgtgtgtgtgtgtgtgtgtgtgtgtgtgcgcgcgcgtgcgtgCTGGAAACTGGACCCACTGAGCTACtctgtactttttattttgagatagggtcttgctaacttgcagAAGTGTGGACAATAGGCTGTGCCCTGATGgagttactcttttttttttttttttaacttttgaagttgtagatggacagaatgcctttattttatttgtttattttatgtggtgccaaggctcggacccagtgcctcacacatgctaggcaagtgctcgccACTGAGCGACAGCCCCATCCCGGGAGTTACTCCTTGATATAACGGCGTTCAGGCTGTGCCTAAACCAAAGTTACTCCACTTTGTAAAGCAGTAGTTTACAATATGTTGCTCCACTTTGAGTCCAAGGGCCAAGGTAGAATGACTCTACACCATATTTGTACAAGTAAAGAACCATCATCTGCCCGGCACAATCATAAAAACACAAACTTATTGGTGCCAATTTATCAGACAGAATCAGGAGCACCTGGACATATGCCCATGCCAAATCACACCAGGAACACTGAACACAGGAACTTATGAACCTCATCAGATGTGACCCCATCACCTCTGACCCATAAAAGAAGAAGCCCCCCCCCAAGATTGGACATGGCAGCAGCCTGTTATGTTTTTAGATATGAGgtaccccccaaaagctcatatgtgagacaatgcgagATAGTTTAGGGGTGAAGTGACTGgggtatgagagtcttaacctaatcagtgccttcattccctgacagggattaactgcATGGTgactaggcaggtggggtgtggctggaggaggtgggttcctGGGGGTGTGCCGTTGGGACTTCTGTTTTGTTGTAGCGAGGAcagcatgctctctctctctgcttcctggcgccctgtccccagctgctttcctctgccacacacttccgcatggtgttctgcctcatctcaggtccCCAGGAATGGAGCTGGTCATcgatagactgagacctctgaaaccgtgagcccccaaataaacttttcctcctctaattgttcttgtcaggtcttttggtcacagcaatgaaaaaactgACTGAAACACACCCTGACCCCATCACCTGGTCACTTGTCATGAGCCTTGCCCAGGCAAATCGCCTGGAGAACCTGTTTCTCTTGGGCTTCTGCTCAGGGTGGTTTCTCTTGCCTGTGAAGACAAGGCAGGGGCCCCCGCCCAGCTGATCTCTGCCTGGACAACTCTGTGAGCTGGTTAGTTAAAACCcttatctggggctggggttgtggctcagtggcacagttgcttgcctagcacgtgaggcactgggttcgatccccagcacggcattaaaaaaaagtaaacaaaataaaggtataaaaaatatttaaaaaacctcAACCCTTATCTGCCCACCTACAGGGACTCTTTGCTCTCTGCCTGTGCTCTTGGCAGAGCAGCCTAGAACCCTAAGTGACTTGAGTGTTATAGATATTAAAACTTAAGAATGGGATCAAAGAATCAGTGATTGTCTGGTTTTTGACTATTAGATGACCTGCAAGTACGCAGTGAACTGCCACCACTGAAAGTGGTGTAACTTGTGAATTTATTATATTCAATAAATTCTGgccgggcgcagtggtgcacacctgtaatcctagtggcttcggaggctgagacaggaggatcaagagttcaaagccagcctcagtggaaGCAaggactaagcaactcagggagaccctgtctctaaacagaatacaaaatagggctggggatgggctcagtagccaagtgcccctgggttcaatccccagcacccccaaacaaacaaataaaccctACATGTGGAAAGACACAAATGTGTTTGCTCTACGTTGTGTATAGCTTGCTcaggagactggcctcaaacttgggatcttcatgcctcagcctcctgagtcactgggattgtaggagtggcttctcttcctcttcttagaagaaaaataaaggagGAAGAAAGTGGTGCTTTATTTTGATGGGGGTATCTGAGGACTGGAGTTTTCAGGCACATACCATTGAGGTTGCCTCCTCTGTGAGTTGCCAGCTCACATctttgtctttttgtttgtttgtttgtttcctttggggGGCCTGGCCTTTCTTCTGCTGGTTTGCATATTGGTGCATATATAATTATTAACCCTTTGcagatttattgttattattatttttaaatatttttttagttgttgatagaccttcattttatttatttatatgtggtgctgagaatcgaactcagtgcctcatccatgcaggcaagtgcactatcgctgagccacagccacagcccctattattatttttatttgttctacttagttgtacacgacagcagaatgcatttcaattcattatacacaaatggagtgcaacatttcaattctctggttgtacacaatgtagagatGCACCAtttatgcaatcatacatgtacctagggcaatgatgtccatctcattccaccatctttcctaccccagagcccctccctaccctcccctttgcccaattcaAAGATGGTCCATTCTTCTCATGCCCACTCCATCATAGATCAGCATCCATTAATCAGATAAAACATTCgacctttagttttttgggattggcttacttcgtttctcttagcttgatattctccaactccatccatttaccttcaaatgccataattttattctcttttaatgctaagtaatgttccattgtgtatatataccacattctctttatccattcatctactgaagggcatcgaggttggttccacaggttagctattgtgaattcagctgctattggtgtggctgtgtcc
Encoded proteins:
- the Tmem134 gene encoding transmembrane protein 134 isoform X2, yielding MSAARPQFSIDDAFELSLEDAGPGPESSGVARFGPLHFERRARFEVADEDKQSRLRYQNLENDEDGAQASPEPDGGVSTRDSGQTSMRSSQWSFSTISNSTQHTYHSCCSWTKHPLIQKNLRVVLASFLLLLLGTALILVGVGLEAAPSPGVSSAIFFVPGFLLLVPGVYHVIFIYCAVKGHQGFQFFYLPYFEK
- the Tmem134 gene encoding transmembrane protein 134 isoform X3; translated protein: MSAARPQFSIDDAFELSLEDAGPGPESSGVARFGPLHFERRARFEVADEDKQSRLRYQNLENDEDGAQASPEPDGGVSTRDSGQTSMRSSQWSFSTISNSTQHTYHSCCSWTKHPLIQKNLRVVLASFLLLLLGTALILVGVGLEAAPSPGVSSAIFFVPGFLLLVPGGHQGFQFFYLPYFEK
- the Tmem134 gene encoding transmembrane protein 134 isoform X1 produces the protein MSAARPQFSIDDAFELSLEDAGPGPESSGVARFGPLHFERRARFEVADEDKQSRLRYQNLENDEDGAQASPEPDGGVSTRDSGQTSMRSSQWSFSTISNSTQHTYHSCCSWTKHPLIQKNLRVVLASFLLLLLGTGRSKPPPARPSGQKAWPSSRCLSAEEGAATFHHHCTLGSNGTGHWRALHNLAKQASLPSQLWK